The Deinococcus metallilatus genome segment TAGGCCAGGATGAAGATCGCCAGCACGAAGGTGGGCAGCGTCCAGGTGACCACGCTGTACAGCCGGATCGCCTGATCAACCCAGGTGCCCCGCCGCGCTCCGGCGATCAGCCCCAGCCCCACCCCCAGGATCACGGTACACACGAAGGTGAGCAGCGCCAGCTCGATGGTCGCGGGGAGCCGCGTCTGCATGGCCTGAAGCACGGGCTCACTCACCGAGCCGCTCCAGCCCAGGTTGCCCCGGAACACCTGTCCCAGCCAGGCGAAATACTGCGTGAAGACGTCCCGGTCGAGGCCGTACTGCTGGATCAGGGCGGGCAGGGCGCCCATCTGCTTGTCGTTCTGGATGTAGGCGCTCGCCCGCACGGCGGGGGGGAGAAACTGCATCACGGCGAAGATCAGAAAGCTGATGCCCAGCAGCACGAGCGGCAGTTGCAGCAACCGGCGGAGAATGTAGTTCAGCATGGGACCTCCTTCCGGCGGGCCACCGGAACTTCAGCCGCCCGCCGGGGCGCCTGGCCCGCATGCAGGCGGCTGAACCGGGATTCACTTCTTGACGATGTGGTAGTAGTACTCGTCCCCCTCGGCGCGGCCCGTGATCCACTTCTGCTGCACGCGGACGCGGGTGGGGCTGTACACCGGCAGGAGGCCCACATCGTCGAACACCACGCGGCCCAGTTGCTGGTAGAGGCTGGCGCGCTTGGCCGGGTTGGTCTCGACCAGCCCCTGCTCGATCATGCTGTCCACCTTGGGGTTCTTGTAGAGCGTGCGGGCGGCATAGAACCCGTCCGACCCCACCAGCGGCTGGAACATGTTGTGCGGATCGGCGTAGTCCACGCCCCACGCTCCCGCGTAGAGCGGCACCTTGTGGTCGAGGAACAGGGCGCTGAGCTGCGACCCCTGCACTTCCTTGATGTCCATCCGGAACTTGGGATTGATGCTCTCCAGCCCGCGCTTCATGATGTCCAGCATCCGGATGTTGTCCGTTTTTCCGGCGCCCACCAGGGTGGTGAATTTGAACCCCTTGTCCCAGAGCTGACCGCCGAAGGCTTTCTTGAAGGCGGCAGTGGCCCTGGCCTTGTCGAACTTGTACTGCGGGTTGCTCTTGCTGTAGCCCAGCAGCCCCTGGACGTTCAGCGTGCTGGCGGGCACGGCGCGGCCTTGCAGCACTTCCTTGATGTACCCGGTGGAGTCAAAGGCGGAGGCGAAGCCGGTGCGGACATTCTTGTCCGTGAAGAAGTTGCTGGGGATGCCGTTGCCGTCGAGCTTGCCGCTGCCCGTCAGGTCGGACGGCGTGATCTTGTACGTGAAGAACATGCCGTAACTCATGCCGAGAGGCGGGTCGGTGTCCACCTTGATGTTCGGTGAGTCCTGGAGCTGGGGCAGCAGGGGGGCCGGAATCGCGTTGCGCTCGGCCATGTCCGCGTCGCCGGTCTTGAGGAGTTGGACGCGGGTGCTGTCGTCGTCCACGCTCTGCACGATCACCCGCGAGAACTTCGCCGGGGCCTGCCAGTACCGGTCGTTGCGCTTCAGGACGACCAGCTTGCCGGGGTCGTAGCGTTCAACCAGGAAGGGGGCGCTGGTGATCAGGCCGGTGCTGGCGAACTTGCTCTTGGCAACGTCCATCCCCACGAAGTTCTGCCAGTCCTTGACCGTGCCGCTCCAGTCGCCCGCCCCCACCGCCGCCGCCTTCGAGACGATGCCGAAACTGGGAAAGGCGAGGATCGACACGAAGGGCGCGAAGGGCCGCTTGATCTTGAAGACGACGGTGTCGGGCGAGGTCGCCCTGACCGCACCGTCGATGGCCGCCCAGGGCGTCTTGGTGGTGACGATGTCCTCGGTCCCCAGCAGGGGCGAGGTCAGCAGCGAGCTGGGGCCGCTGGGGGCCGCGTAGACCAGCATCCGCTTGAAGGAGTACGCGACGTCGTCGGCGGTCAGGGGCGTGCCGTCACTGAACTTCAGGCCCTTTTTGAGCTTGATGGTGTAGGTCTTGCCGTCCTTGCTGATGCCGCCGTTCGCCTGAGTCGGCATCTGCGCCGCCAGCATCGGCTCGATGGCGGAGGCGTCCGTGTCCTTTTTGCGGAACAGCGTCTCCATCGTGTTGTTGAGAATCCAGGCGCAGCCCGCCGACCAGCAGTACGCCGGATCGAAGCCGGGGTCCCACCCGCCCGAGGTCACGCTGGTGAGGACGTCCGGTTTGCCCTGCTGCGCCAGAGCGCCGCTCAGGGCCGCCAGGGACAGGGTGGCGACGGTCAGACGTTTCAACATAAAAGGCCTCCCTCAGCGCGACGGGGCGCTGCCGAACACGGTTTCTCCGAGCTGCTGTTGGAAACCACGGTAGAGGTTCTCTGTGCGGCGCTCAAGACTCAGGCGGCACAACTTGGTTGTTTCTTCAGGATTCGGTCAAAACAGGAGCAGTTCACTCCCGGGGAAGCAGTGACGGCACGACTGCGGCTCAGTCCCGACTCAGGCATCTCCCCGAGTCAACTTGTCAAAGCCGCCGGGGGAGAGGAAGCCTTGCCCCGGTCGTCACCGCTGGCTACCGGCGCGGGCTGCTGTCGTTGGTTGATTCCGCCGAATCCGACCATTACCGCCCGCCGTTTTGAACTGGAAACGGTTCTGATTGCTAGCAATCTCGCCTTCATCCAGACCTGGCCCTACCCGCTGGTGTACCTGCCGCTGGTGGTGATCTACGCGGTGTTCAGCATCGCGTTCAGCACCTGGAAGCTGCAAAGCTACTTCTCGACCATTCCCACCGAGCTGAAGGAAGCCGCCTGGATTGACGGCTGCACCCGCCTGACCAGCTTCACCCGGGTGTTTCTCCCGCTGGCGCTGCCCGGCAGCGCCATTGCCGCGGGCTTCAACTTCATCTACTGCTGGAAGAGTTCGTGCTGGCCTACCTGATCCTGCGCCGCTCCGAGCAGGCCACCGTGACCATGCAGGTGTGCGGCCTGGTGGGCGGGCGCTACACCGTGGAGTGGGAGCAGGTGATGGCCGCCGCCCTGG includes the following:
- a CDS encoding ABC transporter permease subunit translates to MIPPNPTITARRFELETVLIASNLAFIQTWPYPLVYLPLVVIYAVFSIAFSTWKLQSYFSTIPTELKEAAWIDGCTRLTSFTRVFLPLALPGSAIAAGFNFIYCWKSSCWPT
- a CDS encoding ABC transporter substrate-binding protein; protein product: MLKRLTVATLSLAALSGALAQQGKPDVLTSVTSGGWDPGFDPAYCWSAGCAWILNNTMETLFRKKDTDASAIEPMLAAQMPTQANGGISKDGKTYTIKLKKGLKFSDGTPLTADDVAYSFKRMLVYAAPSGPSSLLTSPLLGTEDIVTTKTPWAAIDGAVRATSPDTVVFKIKRPFAPFVSILAFPSFGIVSKAAAVGAGDWSGTVKDWQNFVGMDVAKSKFASTGLITSAPFLVERYDPGKLVVLKRNDRYWQAPAKFSRVIVQSVDDDSTRVQLLKTGDADMAERNAIPAPLLPQLQDSPNIKVDTDPPLGMSYGMFFTYKITPSDLTGSGKLDGNGIPSNFFTDKNVRTGFASAFDSTGYIKEVLQGRAVPASTLNVQGLLGYSKSNPQYKFDKARATAAFKKAFGGQLWDKGFKFTTLVGAGKTDNIRMLDIMKRGLESINPKFRMDIKEVQGSQLSALFLDHKVPLYAGAWGVDYADPHNMFQPLVGSDGFYAARTLYKNPKVDSMIEQGLVETNPAKRASLYQQLGRVVFDDVGLLPVYSPTRVRVQQKWITGRAEGDEYYYHIVKK